The Streptomyces luteogriseus genome includes a window with the following:
- a CDS encoding 5-oxoprolinase subunit B family protein has translation MKVLPVGEDALLVEVSSGDEAQALHAELLRRRAEGSLSAREIVPAARTVLLDGLDSPARLAAELTAADLPPAPPRARDVVEIPVRYDGPDLADVAAHWGVPEREVARIHGATEFRVAFCGFAPGFGYLTGLPPRYDVPRRATPRTAVPAGSVALAGPYTGVYPRSSPGGWQLIGTTDAVLWDHARVPAALLSPGTRVRFVPGAGS, from the coding sequence ATGAAGGTGCTGCCCGTCGGCGAGGACGCCCTGCTCGTCGAGGTGTCCTCGGGAGACGAAGCGCAAGCGCTGCACGCGGAGCTGCTGCGACGCCGCGCGGAGGGCTCCCTCTCGGCCCGTGAGATCGTGCCCGCGGCACGCACGGTCCTCCTCGACGGCCTCGACTCCCCCGCGCGGCTGGCCGCCGAACTGACCGCAGCCGACCTGCCGCCCGCTCCCCCACGCGCGCGTGACGTCGTGGAGATCCCGGTGCGCTACGACGGCCCGGACCTGGCCGACGTCGCCGCCCACTGGGGCGTGCCGGAGAGGGAGGTCGCCCGCATCCACGGTGCCACCGAGTTCCGGGTCGCCTTCTGCGGCTTCGCACCCGGCTTCGGCTACCTCACCGGCCTGCCACCGCGCTACGACGTCCCGCGCCGGGCCACTCCGCGCACGGCCGTCCCGGCGGGGTCGGTCGCCCTGGCGGGCCCGTACACGGGCGTGTACCCGCGCTCGTCGCCGGGCGGCTGGCAGCTGATCGGCACGACGGACGCCGTGCTGTGGGACCACGCACGCGTGCCGGCCGCGCTGCTGTCGCCGGGCACGCGCGTGCGGTTCGTGCCCGGGGCGGGGTCATGA
- a CDS encoding LamB/YcsF family protein → MTSIDLNADLGEGFGRWRLTDDERLLSVVTSANVACGFHAGDAVTMRRVCELAAERGVRIGAQVSYRDLAGFGRRAMDVPPAELAAEVAYQIGALEVFARAAGARVAYVKPHGALYNRVVHDEEQAAAVVDGVLLADAALPVLGLPGSRLLELAGKAGLPVVAEAFADRAYTDAGTLVPRTLEGAVVTDPDAVVERSLGLARSGEVVSHTGTRIEVRARSLCLHGDTPGAVDLARRVRERLAASGVRVEAFA, encoded by the coding sequence ATGACCTCGATCGACCTGAACGCCGACCTCGGCGAGGGCTTCGGCCGCTGGCGGCTCACCGACGACGAACGGCTGCTGTCCGTCGTCACCAGCGCCAACGTGGCATGCGGCTTCCACGCCGGGGACGCGGTCACGATGCGCCGGGTGTGCGAGCTGGCGGCCGAGCGCGGCGTCCGGATCGGCGCCCAGGTGTCCTACCGGGACCTGGCCGGGTTCGGGCGGCGCGCGATGGACGTGCCGCCCGCCGAGCTGGCGGCCGAAGTCGCCTACCAGATCGGCGCCCTGGAGGTCTTCGCCCGGGCGGCCGGCGCCCGCGTCGCCTACGTCAAACCGCACGGCGCGCTCTACAACCGGGTGGTGCACGACGAGGAGCAGGCCGCCGCGGTCGTCGACGGCGTGCTCCTCGCGGACGCCGCGCTGCCCGTCCTCGGACTGCCCGGCTCACGCCTGCTGGAGCTGGCCGGGAAGGCCGGACTGCCGGTCGTCGCCGAGGCGTTCGCGGACCGGGCGTACACCGACGCGGGCACCCTGGTGCCGCGCACCCTGGAGGGCGCCGTGGTCACCGACCCCGACGCCGTCGTGGAGCGCTCGCTGGGCCTGGCCCGTTCCGGTGAGGTCGTCTCCCACACGGGGACGCGCATCGAGGTGCGCGCGCGGTCCCTGTGCCTGCACGGCGACACCCCGGGCGCGGTGGACCTGGCCCGCCGGGTGCGCGAGCGCCTGGCGGCCTCCGGGGTCCGGGTGGAGGCCTTCGCATGA
- a CDS encoding ankyrin repeat domain-containing protein: MTEVPDPEVVELATKIFDLARRGQTEALVAYVDAGVPANLTNDRGDSLVMLAAYHGHSDAVRALLERGAEADRINDRGQTPLAGAVFKGESDVIKALLEGGADPSAGTPSAVDTARMFGRTELLELFGEH; encoded by the coding sequence ATGACCGAAGTCCCCGACCCCGAGGTCGTGGAGCTGGCGACCAAGATCTTCGATCTGGCCCGGCGGGGACAGACCGAGGCGCTCGTGGCGTACGTCGACGCGGGTGTCCCGGCCAACCTCACCAACGACCGGGGCGACTCGCTCGTGATGCTCGCCGCCTACCACGGCCACTCCGACGCGGTGCGCGCGCTGCTCGAGCGCGGCGCCGAGGCCGACCGGATCAACGACCGGGGCCAGACCCCGCTCGCCGGAGCGGTCTTCAAGGGCGAATCGGACGTGATCAAGGCCCTCCTCGAAGGCGGCGCCGACCCGTCCGCCGGCACGCCCTCGGCGGTCGACACCGCCCGGATGTTCGGCCGGACGGAATTGCTCGAACTGTTCGGCGAGCACTGA
- a CDS encoding 5-oxoprolinase subunit C family protein, translating into MTDRALAVVRAGALTTVQDAGRPGHAHLGVPRSGALDRTAADLVNRLVGNAPAAAVLETTLDGCAVRPRSAVTVAVAGAPCRVTVDGRPVAWGAPVRVPAGALLDVGPAVSGLRAYVGVSGGIAVEPVLGSRSTDLLSGLGPAPLAVGTVLPLGRPSGVHARVDVAPQPAPPAELVLRVTLGPRDGWFTPESVRTFLSRFYRVSSASNRIGLRTEGPALERARPGELASEGMVLGAVQVPPDGRPVVFLADHPTTGGYPVIAVVRAADLPAAAQAVPGTPVRFVAVRRR; encoded by the coding sequence ATGACGGACCGCGCCCTCGCCGTCGTCCGGGCCGGGGCCCTCACCACCGTGCAGGACGCGGGCCGCCCCGGACACGCCCACCTCGGCGTCCCCCGCTCCGGGGCGCTGGACCGGACCGCCGCGGACCTCGTCAACCGGCTCGTCGGCAATGCGCCCGCGGCGGCCGTGCTGGAGACGACCCTCGACGGCTGTGCCGTACGCCCCCGTTCGGCCGTCACGGTGGCGGTGGCGGGCGCGCCCTGCCGGGTCACGGTGGACGGACGTCCCGTCGCCTGGGGCGCGCCGGTGCGCGTTCCCGCCGGGGCGCTGCTGGACGTCGGTCCCGCGGTGTCGGGCCTGCGCGCTTACGTGGGAGTCTCCGGGGGCATCGCGGTCGAGCCGGTGCTCGGCAGCCGGTCGACGGATCTGCTGTCGGGGCTCGGTCCGGCCCCTCTCGCGGTCGGCACGGTGCTGCCCCTGGGACGGCCGTCCGGCGTGCACGCGCGCGTGGACGTCGCCCCGCAGCCGGCGCCACCGGCCGAGCTGGTGCTGCGGGTGACTCTCGGCCCGCGCGACGGCTGGTTCACACCGGAGTCCGTACGCACCTTCCTCTCCCGCTTCTACCGGGTGTCCTCCGCAAGCAACCGCATCGGGCTGCGCACGGAGGGACCCGCGCTGGAGCGGGCCCGGCCGGGCGAACTCGCCAGTGAGGGCATGGTGCTGGGTGCCGTGCAGGTCCCGCCGGACGGCAGGCCGGTGGTGTTCCTGGCCGACCATCCGACCACCGGGGGCTACCCGGTGATCGCCGTGGTCCGCGCCGCCGACCTCCCGGCCGCAGCGCAGGCGGTCCCCGGCACACCGGTCCGCTTCGTGGCGGTACGACGCCGCTGA
- a CDS encoding putative hydro-lyase, whose translation MNNTGTGTEDRPVVLVDEDARAWSPGTARSRFREGLTGPTAGVAAGHTQVNLISVPADWAYDMLLFCQRNPKPCPVLDVTDAGSWTTVLAEGADLRTDLPRYRVWRDGELVDEPTDVRAHWRNDLVSFLIGCSFTFEWALGEAGVPIRHVEQGRNVPMYVTSRQCRPAGRLHGPLVVSMRPVPPRQLAAAIRESSLMPAVHGSPVHCGDPAGLGIDDLGSPDFGDPVDAEPDDIPVFWACGVTPQAAVMASRPPFALTHAPGQMFLTDARDEQYRVA comes from the coding sequence GTGAACAACACGGGCACCGGCACCGAGGACCGTCCGGTGGTCCTCGTCGACGAGGACGCACGCGCGTGGAGCCCCGGAACGGCCCGCTCCCGCTTCCGGGAGGGTCTGACGGGTCCGACGGCCGGAGTCGCGGCGGGCCACACCCAGGTCAACCTGATCTCGGTGCCCGCCGACTGGGCCTACGACATGCTGCTGTTCTGCCAGCGCAATCCCAAGCCCTGCCCGGTCCTCGACGTCACGGACGCCGGCTCCTGGACGACCGTGCTGGCCGAGGGCGCGGACCTGCGCACCGACCTGCCGCGCTACCGGGTGTGGCGGGACGGCGAGCTGGTGGACGAGCCGACGGACGTGCGCGCCCACTGGCGCAACGACCTGGTGTCGTTCCTCATCGGGTGCAGCTTCACCTTCGAGTGGGCGCTGGGCGAGGCGGGCGTCCCGATCCGCCACGTCGAGCAGGGCCGCAACGTCCCGATGTACGTGACCAGTCGGCAGTGCCGTCCGGCGGGGCGGCTGCACGGGCCCCTCGTGGTGTCCATGCGGCCGGTGCCGCCCCGGCAGCTGGCGGCGGCGATCCGGGAGAGCAGCCTCATGCCGGCGGTGCACGGCAGCCCGGTGCACTGCGGCGATCCCGCGGGCCTCGGCATCGACGACCTCGGCAGCCCCGACTTCGGGGACCCGGTGGACGCCGAGCCGGACGACATACCGGTGTTCTGGGCCTGCGGAGTGACCCCGCAGGCGGCCGTGATGGCCTCGCGTCCGCCGTTCGCCCTCACGCACGCCCCGGGGCAGATGTTCCTCACCGACGCCCGCGACGAGCAGTACCGCGTGGCCTGA
- a CDS encoding glycosyltransferase, translating to MSDSRPGSGRQALRIVRLANFVAPSSGGLRTALRELGKGFKAAGHEPVLVIPGERRSDRETEQGRVITLPGPLLPGTGGYRVLADKRRVARLLEELAPDRLEVSDRTTLRWTGRWARRARVPSVMVSHETADGVLRTWGVPETAARRAADALNVRTAHSYSRVVCTTEFAEREFVRIGARNVVRAPLGVDLAQRHPALRDPRVRARHAREDETLLVMCSRLSVEKRPGTALDALEALRRRGRRAVLVVAGDGPLRSRLEQRTRESGLPVTFLGHVSDRGLLGALQASADMALAPGPAETFGLAALESMACGTPVVASASSALSEVIGSAGAVAADHGEAFADAVDQLLERLEADRREAARARAECFGWDAAVDAFLAAHDAAVPVRPVRPFVPGGVA from the coding sequence ATGAGCGACTCCCGCCCCGGCAGCGGCCGTCAGGCGCTGCGGATCGTCCGGCTCGCCAACTTCGTCGCCCCCTCGTCCGGCGGACTGCGCACCGCGCTGCGCGAGCTGGGCAAGGGCTTCAAGGCGGCGGGACACGAACCCGTCCTCGTGATCCCCGGGGAGCGCAGGAGCGACCGCGAGACCGAGCAGGGGAGGGTGATCACCCTCCCCGGACCGCTGCTGCCCGGCACCGGCGGCTATCGCGTCCTCGCCGACAAGCGCCGGGTGGCGCGGCTCCTGGAGGAGCTCGCACCGGACCGGCTGGAGGTGTCCGACCGCACGACCCTGAGGTGGACCGGCAGGTGGGCACGGCGCGCCCGGGTCCCGTCCGTGATGGTCTCCCACGAGACGGCCGACGGAGTGCTGCGCACCTGGGGCGTGCCCGAGACAGCCGCCCGGCGCGCCGCCGACGCCCTCAACGTCCGTACGGCCCACAGCTACTCGCGCGTGGTGTGCACCACCGAGTTCGCCGAGCGGGAGTTCGTGCGGATCGGGGCCCGCAACGTCGTCCGGGCGCCGCTCGGCGTCGACCTGGCGCAGCGGCACCCGGCGCTGCGCGATCCGCGGGTACGGGCCCGGCACGCGCGCGAGGACGAGACGCTGCTCGTGATGTGCTCCCGGCTGTCCGTGGAGAAGCGGCCCGGCACGGCGCTGGACGCCCTGGAGGCGCTGCGGCGGCGCGGACGGCGGGCCGTGCTGGTGGTGGCCGGGGACGGCCCGCTGCGCTCCCGGCTCGAACAGCGGACGCGCGAGAGCGGCCTGCCGGTCACCTTCCTCGGGCACGTCTCCGACCGCGGGCTGCTCGGCGCGCTCCAGGCCTCCGCCGACATGGCCCTGGCGCCGGGGCCCGCCGAGACCTTCGGACTCGCCGCGCTGGAGTCCATGGCCTGCGGCACGCCCGTGGTGGCCAGCGCCTCGTCCGCACTGTCGGAGGTGATCGGCTCCGCCGGAGCCGTCGCCGCGGACCACGGGGAGGCCTTCGCGGACGCCGTGGACCAGCTGCTGGAACGCCTGGAGGCGGACCGGCGCGAGGCGGCACGCGCGCGTGCGGAATGCTTCGGCTGGGACGCGGCGGTCGACGCGTTTCTCGCCGCGCACGACGCGGCCGTACCCGTGCGTCCGGTCCGGCCGTTCGTGCCCGGGGGCGTGGCATGA
- a CDS encoding SCO1417 family MocR-like transcription factor has translation MAEWTSAVGAAQLARLLSSQQDRPAGPGTRRPPAYRALADGIRLLVLEGRVPVAARLPAERELALSLSVSRTTVAAAYEALRGEGFLESRRGAGSWTAVPAGNPLPARGLEPLPPEALGSLIDLGCAALPAPEPWLTRAVQGALEELPPYAHTHGDYPAGLPALRAMIAERYTARGIPTMPEQIMVTTGAMGAIDAICHLFAGRGERIAVESPSYANILQLMREAGARLVPVAMAEGLTGWDMDRWRQVLRDAAPRIAYVVADFHNPTGALADDDQRRRLVDAARSAGTVLIADETMSELWLDPEVRMPRPVCAFDPAGSTVITVGSASKAFWAGMRIGWVRAAPDVIRSLVAARAYADLGTPVLEQLAVNWLFGTGGWEQAVEVRRAQARANRDELVTAVRRELPEWEFEVPRGGLTLWVRTGGLSGSRLAEAGERVGVRVPSGPRFGVDGAFEGYVRLPFTVGGAVAEEAAARLAAAARLVESGAVGSAEAPRTFVA, from the coding sequence ATGGCGGAGTGGACCTCGGCCGTGGGGGCGGCACAGCTCGCCCGGCTTCTCAGCTCCCAGCAGGACCGCCCGGCGGGGCCCGGCACGCGCCGGCCGCCGGCCTACCGCGCGCTCGCCGACGGCATCCGGCTGCTGGTGCTCGAAGGACGGGTCCCGGTGGCCGCCCGGCTGCCCGCCGAACGCGAACTAGCCCTCTCCCTGTCCGTCAGCCGTACGACGGTGGCCGCCGCCTACGAGGCGCTGCGCGGCGAGGGGTTCCTGGAGTCCCGGCGAGGTGCGGGCAGTTGGACTGCCGTCCCGGCCGGGAACCCGCTGCCCGCCCGGGGGCTGGAGCCCCTTCCGCCGGAGGCCCTCGGTTCGCTGATCGACCTCGGGTGCGCCGCACTCCCCGCCCCCGAGCCCTGGCTCACCCGGGCCGTCCAAGGCGCGCTGGAGGAACTGCCGCCCTACGCGCACACGCACGGCGACTATCCCGCCGGGCTGCCCGCGCTGCGGGCGATGATCGCCGAGCGCTACACCGCCCGCGGCATCCCGACCATGCCCGAGCAGATCATGGTGACGACCGGGGCGATGGGCGCCATCGACGCCATCTGCCATCTGTTCGCAGGCCGGGGCGAGCGCATCGCCGTCGAGTCGCCCTCCTACGCCAACATCCTTCAGCTGATGCGGGAGGCCGGGGCCCGGCTGGTGCCCGTCGCCATGGCCGAGGGGCTCACCGGGTGGGACATGGACCGCTGGCGCCAGGTGCTGCGGGACGCCGCGCCCCGTATCGCGTACGTCGTCGCCGACTTCCACAACCCGACCGGGGCGCTCGCCGACGACGACCAGCGGCGACGGCTGGTGGACGCGGCCCGGTCCGCGGGAACGGTGCTGATCGCCGACGAGACGATGAGCGAGCTGTGGCTCGATCCCGAGGTGCGGATGCCGCGGCCGGTCTGCGCGTTCGACCCGGCCGGATCCACCGTGATCACGGTGGGGTCGGCGAGCAAGGCGTTCTGGGCCGGGATGCGGATCGGGTGGGTGCGGGCCGCGCCGGACGTGATCCGCAGCCTGGTCGCCGCCCGGGCGTACGCCGATCTCGGTACACCGGTCCTGGAGCAGCTGGCGGTGAACTGGCTGTTCGGCACCGGAGGCTGGGAGCAGGCCGTGGAGGTGCGGCGTGCGCAGGCACGGGCGAACCGGGACGAGCTGGTGACGGCGGTGCGGCGGGAGCTGCCCGAGTGGGAGTTCGAGGTGCCCCGGGGCGGGTTGACGCTCTGGGTGCGCACGGGCGGCCTGTCCGGTTCGCGGCTGGCCGAGGCCGGGGAGCGCGTGGGAGTGCGGGTGCCGTCCGGGCCGCGCTTCGGGGTGGACGGGGCGTTCGAGGGGTATGTGCGGCTGCCGTTCACCGTCGGCGGGGCCGTGGCCGAGGAGGCGGCGGCGCGGCTGGCCGCGGCGGCGAGGCTGGTGGAGAGCGGTGCGGTGGGGAGCGCGGAGGCGCCGCGTACGTTCGTGGCCTGA
- a CDS encoding MFS transporter codes for MSTTPPPQAQIDDPRPATTEPTSDDGAFGWLRALGPRGRRAFTGAFGGYALDSYDYFTLPLSMVALSAYFGLNSGQTGLFTTVTLVVSAVGGALAGVLADRVGRVRALMVTVITYAVFTVACGFAPNYETLLVFRALQGLGFGGEWAVGAILVAEYASAKHRGRTLGAIQSSWAVGWGLAVIVYTLVFSVAGDDLAWRIMFWTGALPALLVIWLRRSVHDAPEAAAAREQSAEKGSFTAIFKPGLLRITLFAGLLSTGVQGGYYTLATWVPTYLKSERDLSVVGTGGYLTFLISGAFIGYLTGGYLTDKLGRRRNIWLFALLSALCILAYANIPSGANTLLLMLGFPLGFCMSAIFSGFGSYLSELYPTAVRGTGQGFTYNTGRAVGAVFPTMVGFLADSWGVGGALVFGAIGYGIAALALLGLPETRGKELT; via the coding sequence ATGAGCACGACCCCTCCACCGCAGGCCCAGATCGACGACCCACGCCCCGCGACCACCGAACCCACCTCGGACGACGGGGCGTTCGGCTGGCTGCGCGCCCTTGGCCCGCGCGGCCGACGCGCCTTCACCGGCGCCTTCGGCGGCTATGCCCTGGACTCGTACGACTACTTCACGCTGCCGCTGAGCATGGTCGCGCTGTCCGCCTACTTCGGCCTGAACAGCGGCCAGACCGGTCTCTTCACCACGGTCACGCTGGTGGTCTCCGCCGTCGGCGGCGCCCTAGCGGGCGTACTGGCGGACCGCGTCGGCCGGGTGCGGGCCCTGATGGTCACGGTGATCACCTACGCGGTGTTCACCGTCGCCTGCGGTTTCGCGCCCAACTACGAGACCCTGCTGGTCTTCCGCGCCCTCCAGGGCCTCGGTTTCGGCGGCGAGTGGGCGGTCGGCGCGATTCTGGTCGCCGAGTACGCGAGCGCCAAGCACCGGGGCCGCACGCTCGGCGCGATCCAGAGCTCCTGGGCCGTGGGCTGGGGCCTCGCCGTGATCGTCTACACCCTGGTCTTCTCGGTGGCCGGCGACGACCTGGCCTGGCGCATCATGTTCTGGACCGGGGCGCTGCCCGCGCTGCTCGTCATCTGGCTGCGGCGCAGTGTGCACGACGCCCCCGAGGCGGCCGCGGCGCGTGAACAGAGCGCGGAGAAGGGCTCGTTCACGGCGATCTTCAAGCCGGGCCTGCTGCGGATCACCCTCTTCGCGGGACTGCTCTCCACCGGTGTCCAGGGCGGCTACTACACGCTGGCCACCTGGGTGCCGACGTATCTGAAGTCCGAGCGTGACCTGTCGGTCGTCGGCACCGGCGGCTATCTGACGTTCCTCATATCGGGCGCCTTCATCGGCTACCTGACCGGCGGCTACCTCACCGACAAGCTGGGCCGGCGGCGCAACATCTGGCTCTTCGCCCTGCTGTCGGCGCTCTGCATCCTGGCGTACGCGAACATCCCGAGCGGCGCCAACACCCTGCTCCTGATGCTCGGTTTCCCGCTCGGGTTCTGCATGTCGGCGATCTTCAGCGGCTTCGGGTCCTACCTGAGCGAGCTGTACCCGACGGCGGTGCGCGGGACGGGGCAGGGCTTCACGTACAACACCGGCCGCGCGGTGGGCGCCGTGTTCCCGACGATGGTCGGGTTCCTGGCCGACAGCTGGGGCGTCGGCGGCGCCCTGGTCTTCGGCGCGATCGGCTACGGCATCGCGGCCCTGGCCCTGCTCGGGCTGCCGGAGACGCGCGGGAAGGAACTCACGTGA
- a CDS encoding GntR family transcriptional regulator — MAEQLKDLADDRALLGRTSTAERVSDILRSRIAEGYFPPGTRLSEDSIGGALGVSRNTLREAFRLLTHERLLVHELNRGVFVRVLTVEDVEDIYRTRRLVECAVVRGLGEPPYGLDGLAGAVEEGRTAAREGDWKAVGTANIHFHRELVALAASERTAELMRSVFAELRLAFHVVDEPQRLHEPYIARNVAILAALQGGDREEAERLLAGYLDDSLERVVEVYRRRVGEDG; from the coding sequence ATGGCAGAGCAGCTGAAGGACCTCGCCGACGACCGGGCTCTCCTGGGACGCACCAGCACCGCGGAACGGGTCTCGGACATCCTCAGGAGCCGCATCGCCGAGGGCTACTTCCCGCCCGGGACCCGCCTGTCGGAGGACAGCATCGGCGGCGCGCTCGGCGTCTCCCGCAACACCCTGCGCGAGGCGTTCCGGCTGCTCACGCACGAGCGCCTGCTCGTCCACGAGCTGAACCGGGGCGTCTTCGTCCGGGTCCTGACCGTGGAGGACGTCGAGGACATCTACCGCACCCGGCGGCTCGTCGAGTGTGCCGTCGTCCGCGGTCTCGGCGAGCCGCCGTACGGCCTGGACGGGCTCGCCGGGGCGGTCGAGGAGGGGCGGACCGCGGCCCGGGAAGGTGACTGGAAAGCGGTGGGAACCGCGAACATCCACTTCCACCGGGAACTGGTCGCCCTCGCCGCGAGCGAGCGCACCGCCGAGCTGATGCGGAGCGTCTTCGCCGAACTGCGGCTGGCCTTCCATGTGGTGGACGAGCCGCAGCGGCTGCACGAGCCGTACATCGCACGAAATGTCGCGATTCTCGCGGCTCTTCAGGGCGGGGACCGTGAGGAGGCCGAGCGCCTGCTCGCCGGGTACCTCGACGACTCGCTGGAACGCGTGGTCGAGGTGTACCGGCGGCGGGTCGGCGAGGACGGCTGA
- a CDS encoding glycosyltransferase family 4 protein, translated as MRVVIVTESFPPDVNGVAHCALQTARHLVDRGHAPVVVAPAPAPGHRPDGSAPCPVVHVPSLPLPGYPQVRVALPSRRLAATLVEHRAEVVHLASPFVLGVRGMAAAARLGIPAVAVYQTDLAGYARTYMGAGEAAAWRRIRSVHGAADLTLAPSSAALHDLETHGVPRVELWPRGVDTERFRPDRRDEALRRELAPNGELIVGYVGRLAPEKQVELLAGVCGLEGVRVVIVGDGPSRPGLEQALPGAVFLGRRTGDDLARVFASFDVFAHTGPFETFCQTVQEAMASGLPVVAPAAGGPLDLVAHERTGLLVPPRDATAVRDAVRSLAVDPGRRAAFGAAGRGTVEGRTWAAVGDRLIGHYTEVLAGRRTAVAA; from the coding sequence ATGCGTGTCGTCATCGTGACCGAATCCTTTCCCCCCGACGTGAACGGCGTGGCCCACTGCGCGCTCCAGACCGCCCGGCACCTCGTCGATCGCGGTCACGCCCCCGTCGTCGTCGCACCGGCTCCCGCGCCCGGGCACAGGCCCGACGGCTCTGCGCCGTGCCCCGTCGTCCACGTCCCCTCCCTCCCGCTCCCCGGCTACCCCCAGGTTCGCGTCGCCCTCCCCAGCCGCCGTCTGGCCGCCACCCTGGTCGAGCACCGTGCCGAGGTGGTCCACCTCGCCAGCCCCTTCGTCCTCGGCGTACGGGGCATGGCCGCGGCCGCCCGTCTCGGCATCCCCGCCGTCGCCGTCTACCAGACCGACCTGGCCGGCTACGCCCGCACCTACATGGGCGCCGGGGAGGCCGCCGCCTGGCGGCGCATCCGCTCCGTGCACGGCGCCGCCGACCTCACTCTCGCCCCGTCCAGCGCCGCCCTGCACGATCTGGAGACCCACGGAGTGCCCCGGGTCGAGCTGTGGCCGCGCGGCGTGGACACCGAGCGCTTCCGGCCCGACCGGCGCGACGAGGCCCTGCGCCGCGAACTCGCCCCGAACGGCGAGCTGATCGTCGGCTACGTCGGCCGGCTCGCCCCCGAGAAGCAGGTCGAACTCCTCGCCGGTGTCTGCGGCCTGGAGGGCGTCCGGGTCGTGATCGTCGGCGACGGCCCCAGCCGACCCGGCCTGGAACAGGCGCTGCCCGGCGCCGTCTTCCTCGGCCGGCGCACCGGTGACGACCTCGCCCGGGTCTTCGCCTCGTTCGACGTCTTCGCGCACACGGGCCCCTTCGAGACCTTCTGCCAGACGGTCCAGGAGGCGATGGCCAGCGGCCTGCCGGTGGTGGCGCCCGCCGCGGGCGGACCGCTGGACCTGGTCGCCCACGAGCGCACCGGGCTGCTCGTGCCGCCGCGCGACGCGACCGCGGTCCGGGACGCGGTGCGGTCCCTGGCCGTCGATCCCGGGCGGCGAGCCGCCTTCGGTGCCGCCGGACGCGGCACGGTCGAGGGCCGCACCTGGGCGGCCGTCGGCGACCGGCTGATCGGGCACTACACCGAGGTGCTCGCCGGGCGCCGGACGGCGGTGGCGGCATGA